Proteins encoded in a region of the Pieris brassicae chromosome 3, ilPieBrab1.1, whole genome shotgun sequence genome:
- the LOC123706841 gene encoding furin-like protease 2, which translates to MPPFLVVVLLAVLNLCEPLYHDQFAIHVPSGNADELAIRHGFINHGQIGNLNHFYLFSHPHVRKRSVNSSIGYVNTLKNDPQVRWVMQQRELRRTKRDHSTRPVMRQSNLISFPDPLFKEQWYLNGGAADGLDMNVGYAWRKGYTGKGVVITILDDGIQPNHPDLAQNYDPSASTDINGNDTDPTPQDNGDNKHGTRCAGEVAAVAYNRYCGVGIAYNASIGGVRMLDGLVNDAVEAKALSFNTHHIDIYSASWGPEDDGKTVDGPGPLARRAFINGVTNGRGGKGSIFIWASGNGGRHTDSCNCDGYANSIFTISISSATQGGYKPWYLEECSSTLASTYSSGTPGRDKSVATVDMDVQLRPDHICTVDHTGTSASAPLAAGICALALEANTVLTWRDMQHLVVMTSRSQPLEKEEGWIVNGVKRKVSHKFGYGLMDAGQMVSLAEQWISVPPQHICKSQEINEDRSIESSFGYTISVHMDVNGCSGTMNEVRFLEHVQCKISLSFFPRGNLRILLTSPMGTTSTLLFERTHDATSSNFDDWPFLSIHFWGENAEGRWTLQIINAGNNHVTQPGVLKKWQLIFYGTATNPIRLRNKNYFDSNNAQQEEKTYHINDVYDASEYSLFLNEIELGVSDRHNYPKNIPSSQRKNVLADANDKQVQRMCDPECDSQGCYGKGPTQCVACKHYRLDNSCVSRCPPRSFVNQGGVCWPCHESCETCAGAGQDSCLTCAPAHLLVIDLAVCLQQCPDGYYEDPDANACFPCAEHCDTCTEKADLCSSCAHSYVLYNGSCLATCPPGTFQKDDFGCMPCHELCESCRGPGEIECISCRIGYYALESQCLSKCPEGSYADFQKRECIKCPIGCSVCVNGVCSVCKPKWLLAKGGNCFPDGNGKCDTNEYYEGGRCKNCHSTCEKCSGPNEWDCLSCSSPLLLQGSRCVAECGQGFYQRAGSCSPCPLTCTNCVSRLNCTSCAGALRLQSGTCRATCAPGYYPDEAICSKCYLSCETCTGARRNQCASCPPDWRFAAGECRPECPQNFFSWGDTCRRCHHYCQDCYGAGPQRCTSCPPHFSLENGLCVECLSSQYYEPRTRTCRPCHDSCRSCSGPGPTSCVTCAHPLRLDRVNHNCLPCCTENAVYSSGNQSTDCCHCDRDIGGCLNGSSAGKRRIAENIGSHMTASFFVGDAKTKPNIFHRDILIVWSGVAAALLVIALVIVIRINIKRRNHMTLYPKAVYSQLTTVDEDLTNLSLSNTSKLKVTESPMSALEEST; encoded by the exons GTGAGATGGGTGATGCAGCAGAGAGAGTTACGAAGAACAAAAAGGGATCATTCCACGCGCCCGGTGATGCGgcaatcaaatttaatatcatttcCAGACCCTTTGTTTAAGGAACAATGGTATTTG AACGGCGGTGCGGCAGATGGCTTAGACATGAATGTTGGGTACGCCTGGCGGAAGGGTTATACTGGGAAGGGTGTTGTTATCACAATATTGGACGACGGGATCCAGCCTAACCACCCAGATCTTGctcaaaattat gaCCCATCAGCTTCGACTGATATAAATGGAAACGACACAGACCCGACACCACAAGACAACGGCGATAATAAACATGGCACTCGGTGTGCCGGGGAGGTGGCGGCTGTCGCCTACAATCGGTATTGCGGTGTCGGCATCGCATACAATGCCAGCATTGGGGGAGTCAGAATGCTAGACGGCCTCGTTAACGACGCAGTGGAAGCGAAGGCATTGAGTTTCAACACTCATCACATAGACATCTACAGCGCTTCCTGGGGACCGGAAGACGACGGAAAAACGGTCGACGGACCGGGCCCTTTAGCGAGAAG agCATTTATAAATGGGGTTACAAACGGGAGAGGCGGGAAAGGCTCCATTTTTATATGGGCCTCAGGAAATGGCGGCCGGCATACCGACTCGTGTAATTGTGACGGTTATGCAAACAGTATATTTACGATTTCAATATCGAGTGCGACTCAAGGCGGATATAAACCGTGGTACTTAGAGGAATGTTCGTCCACTTTAGCATCAACATATAGCTCTGGCACTCCCGGGCGCGATAAAAGCGTTGCGACTGTGGACATGGATGTGCAATTACGACCCGATCATATATGCACCGTCGATCACACGGGTACTTCTGCGTCCGCTCCGCTCGCCGCAGGAATTTGTGCTTTAGCTTTAGAGGCGAATACAGTGCTCACTTGGCGAGATATGCAGCATTTAGTAGTAATGACCTCTCGATCGCAGCCACTCGAGAAGGAAGAAGGGTGGATCGTAAACGGGGTAAAGCGGAAGGTGAGCCATAAGTTCGGTTACGGCTTAATGGATGCAGGTCAAATGGTTTCCCTAGCGGAACAATGGATAAGTGTGCCGCCGCAACATATTTGCAAGTCACAGGAAATAAACGAGGACAGGTCCATTGAATCTTCTTTTGGATACACAATTTCCGTACATATGGACGTGAATGGTTGTAGTGGTACTATGAATGAGGTCAGATTTCTGGAACATGTTCAATGTAAAATTTCGCTGAGTTTTTTTCCCAGAGGAAATTTACGGATATTACTCACATCGCCGATGGGGACTACGTCCACTCTTTTGTTTGAGCGGACCCACGATGCGACCAGTTCGAATTTCGACGACTGGCCATTTTTGAGTATACATTTTTGGGGCGAAAATGCCGAGGGACGATGGACCCTACAGATAATAAACGCTGGAAATAATCACGTTACACAGCCAGGAGTGTTGAAAAAATGGCAGCTTATTTTCTACGGTACAGCGACGAATCCGATCAGattgagaaataaaaactatttcgaTTCGAATAACGCTCAGCAGGAGGAAAAAACCTATCACATTAACGATGTATATGACGCGTCCGAATATTCCCTGTTCTTAAACGAAATCGAGCTCGGGGTATCAGATCGACACAACTACCCAAAAAATATACCGTCTTCGCAGAGGAAAAATGTGCTGGCAGATGCAAACGATAAACAAGTTCAGAGAATGTGTGATCCGGAGTGTGACTCTCAAGGTTGTTATGGAAAGGGGCCAACTCAATGTGTCGCCTGTAAACATTATCGTTTAGATAACTCTTGTGTATCAAGATGTCCGCCGAGGAGCTTCGTAAATCAGGGCGGAGTGTGCTGGCCTTGTCATGAGTCATGCGAAACTTGTGCGGGGGCGGGGCAGGACTCATGCCTGACATGTGCCCCGGCACATCTCTTAGTTATCGACTTGGCTGTGTGCTTACAACAATGTCCCGACGGCTATTACGAGGATCCAGACGCAAACGCCTGTTTTCCATGTGCCGAGCACTGTGATACTTGCACGGAAAAGGCTGATCTATGCTCCTCATGTGCACAcagctatgtattatacaaTGGGTCTTGTTTGGCGACTTGCCCACCTGGGACGTTTCAAAAGGATGACTTTGGTTGCATGCCATGTCATGAGTTATGTGAATCATGTAGGGGCCCCGGTGAAATAGAATGCATTTCGTGTAGAATTGGATACTACGCTTTGGAGAGCCAATGTTTATCTAAATGCCCAGAGGGATCTTATGCTGATTTTCAGAAAAGAGAATGTATTAA GTGTCCAATTGGTTGCTCAGTTTGTGTGAATGGAGTTTGTTCTGTTTGCAAGCCAAAATGGTTACTCGCAAAAGGTGGTAATTGCTTTCCAGACGGCAATGGAAAATGTGACACGA ACGAATATTATGAAGGAGGACGTTGCAAAAACTGTCATTCCACTTGTGAGAAATGTAGCGGACCAAACGAATGGGATTGTTTATCTTGTTCGAGTCCCTTGTTATTGCAAGGATCGAG GTGTGTTGCGGAATGCGGTCAAGGTTTCTATCAACGAGCTGGCAGTTGCTCTCCGTGTCCGCTAACTTGTACCAACTGCGTCTCTAGATTGAACTGTACATCTTGTGCGGGTGCATTACGCCTGCAATCCGGTACATGCCGGGCGACATGCGCCCCCGGTTATTATCCGGATGAGGCGATATGTTCGAAATGTTACTTGTCTTGTGAAACATGTACCGGGGCGAGACGGAACCAGTGCGCGTCATGCCCGCCGGATTGGAGATTCGCGGCGGGCGAATGCCGGCCTGAGTGTCCGCAGAACTTTTTTTCGTGGGGCGATACGTGCCGACGTTGTCATCATTACTGCCAAGATTGCTATGGTGCTGGACCGCAGAGGTGTACGTCATGTCCGCCGCACTTTTCATTGGAAAATGGATTGTGTGTGGAATGCCTTAGTTCACAGTACTACGAGCCCAGGACAAGGACTTGTCGGCCGTGCCATGATTCGTGCAGATCCTGTTCCGGTCCTGGGCCCACGAGTTGCGTTACATGCGCACATCCTTTACGTTTAGATAG aGTTAACCACAATTGCTTGCCGTGCTGTACTGAGAACGCGGTGTATTCGAGTGGCAATCAATCTACAGATTGCTGTCATTGTGACAGGGATATTG gGGGCTGTTTAAACGGTTCATCTGCGGGCAAACGGCGCATTGCAGAGAACATTGGATCACATATGACCGCCTCGTTTTTTGTCGGCGACGCAAAAACCAAGCCAAATATCTTTCACCGTGATATATTGATAGTGTGGAGCGGTGTCGCTGCCGCACTTTTGGTCATAGCCCTTGTGATTGTGATAAGG ATTAACATAAAACGACGCAACCATATGACATTATACCCCAAAGCGGTATATTCTCAGCTGACCACGGTTGATGAAGACCTAACAAATCTATCTCTGTCTAACACTAGTAAACTGAAAGTGACAGAGAGTCCTATGAGTGCGCTCGAAGAATCGActtag